The Plasmodium vivax chromosome 13, whole genome shotgun sequence nucleotide sequence GGGGAAACGAAAGGAAGATGAGGCGGTGCAGCTCGATTCGCAGCGCGATCCGCTGCAGAACTCGCAGCGGGACTACCATCTCTCCCCGCAGAGAGATTCGGCgaccccccctggggaggcACCCAACGAAGGCTACGGCGGGTACAACCGGGAAGTGTGCGAACAAATCATAAGTGATATAGAAGCCagacaaataaaaaacttcaaAAGTACCATCAACGATTATATATGCAACTACTGGGACGGGttcatttgcaaaaataagaagaacaTCACCATAAAGGACGTACTAACGTTAAAGTGTTTCATTAAAAAGCCTTTTCAAGACAAAATCACGTTAAGTAAATTTATAGACTACAGTCAAATGGTAAAGATGATAGAGAGCTCTCGAAACTGTCacgtgaagaggaagacgaagaagcaGGGACTCTACCTCTATCTAATCGACACCTACATTATCTCCGAACTGATTAACAACATTTCTGGGCTGAAGTACTATGAGTATATTTACAAGTATATTATTAAGCCGCTAAATTTGAAGGACGAAATGTACATCCCCATTCCCTcgtacattttgaaaaaacacCAGGaggaaatgaagaagagcaAAACTGCAAGCGACTCCTCTGTGGTGaatgagaaggggaaaaaaaataactataaagaaaaaaaggctagTCTGATGAAAGAATCTTCCAATCCGCTCAGAAGCAATGACTTAAATTTGAACTCGTTCATGtccaagaagaaaaataaaaagttaaacaGCGCTTCAAATTTTGCGAGCGAATTTCAACAAGGGAAAAATGTAACCCCGTCTAATAGCAGCTATAATAGGGCCTTCCAAAACAGCGTTCTCGTCAACAAGCCGGGGAGCAGAAAATTTAGGTCCCCCGTGGAGGCAGTGCAGATTAAGAGGCGCTCCATAAGTGTCGACGTGTACTACTCCTCCAGGGGGAGGAACCCCGGCGCGGAGGCCGCCCCCCCGAAGGGGCCAAAGCAGCTGCGCGACGTGGCAAAGGGTAAGGTGGTTAGCAAGGAGGTGGCTAGCAGTGAGGTGGCTAGCAGTGAGGTGGTTAGCAAAGAGGTGGATATCGGTGAGGTGATTAGCGGCGAGGCTAACTACGGGGAGGACAAACCCCCGATGGCTTcgccccccggggggggcgccAACGCGGATGAGCCAACCCCCATGAACATCCTTCTGAACAATAGGAAGATCGCCGAAGTGGGCGGGGGCAAAAAATTCGAGCCGACCAACATGCTAGAAAGCAACCTAAAAGCAAAGGAACCACTCAGCCTCAAAAATAAGTTGCTAAATCATGTAGACAATCTGAAagtgaaaacgaaaaaaattaacgactcgattaaaaatatgtacgaaaataatgaaaacacatttttaaaaaatctgtTTATTTCTCCACtgaaaaaagcggaaaacgCCAACAGCCCCCTCGCGTATGACTACCGCAATGTCGAGCTCAGCTACATGTACGACAAAAAGTTGGGCagttatgcaaaaaaaaaaaatttccaaaatttccaaaatttccaaaattttcaaaattttcaaaattttcaaaattgtcaAAATTATCCCTACGGCACGCACAACTATTACTACAATGAATTTGCTTGCGAAgatataaaacaaaataaaatggaaaaaaaatggaatataaaaaatattaacaaaattacaTCCAACTTTCGATTCAcagacaaaaataaaaaagactTCCTGCTTATCCGAtcaaatgaagaaaagaataaacgTTCGCATAGCTGCACAAATTATAAGCTAGCCAAATACAACTTAAACAGACACACACATCGTGATGAGGATGGAAATAAATTACCCAGTTCGAATAACTCCAATGGGATTGTTTTTAAGTACCAGAATGATACGAATGAATTTCTCTTTGATtataatgttcattttttttccgcgaatttttttaatatgttgCCCGAAGGAAGCAATAGAAAAAAAGACCCCAATGATGCGAGCAGCCCATCTTACAATTTAGAGGAAGGGAGCCGCTTTTACAAATTAACGTTCGACGAAAATGTCAGAACGCTGCTCGAAAATTTAGACGCCAAGAGCAGCGGCGATGAGTCCGCCAACAGTGtgctgaaggaaaaatataataaataccAGAGGAGGGATAAGAAGTACCGTAAACTGTTTCAGTATATAAAAGATTTGAGAATGAGCATACGGgagagggagaggaagaTGAGGGAGGCCAGCAGCGCCTTGGTGCGCAGTGCCCAGGTGGAACCGGGAGGCAGTGCCGTCAGCATAGGCAGTGCAGGCAGCGCAGGCAGCACGGAGAGCGCCGCAGTCACCATGAGGAATGAGAGCTCCGTGAAGAATGAGAGCTCTGTAAAGAATGAGAGCTCTGTAAAGAATGAGAGCTCTGTAAAGAATGAGAGCTCTGTAAAGAATGAGAGCTCTGTAAAGAATGATAGCTCCGTGAGGAATGAAAGCTctgtgaaaaatgaaagcacGCTGAACAGCGGCAACAGCTTCAAACGGGAAGGAGCGCCCCCCGAAATGAACCAAGACTTCCTCAAGGGCGTCATAAAAAAAGACGAGGAGCTCCTAAAGAAACTAATCGAATATAAGTACGCCATCCTGAAGAGGCAAAGGAATAACATTCTcaagagaaaaaacaaaaagaacatTTACATGAATGAATACTCCGAGGAGATCGAGATGTTTAGTGACAGCGAGGGGGACGCGCGCGGCTGCAAAAGGAGGGGGCACAAAAGGATTAGAGGCATCCGAAAAGGTAACAGAAGTGGAAACGGAAGAGGCATTCGCAAAGACAATGGAGAGGACCAAGTACTCAGCGGAGCGGAGACCCCCCCCAACAACAGCGCGTGCGAAATGGAGGAGAGGAAACTCTTAGACGAGAAGAAGCACCGACTGGAAACCTACTTAGTCATGAACAagctatataaaaaaaacaacaaaggGTTAATATCCGAAGAGAACCACACCATCAGCAAGAGGACGGACGTCTACTGGCGATTGGCATATTCCAAAAGAGACATAAACTTCATCGACAACGTTGCTAAGGAAGACATGAATAGCAAATTCGATTCGATTTTGAGGTCCAacatgaaggggaaaaaaaacgggtgCGGTgacgcagaggggggggaggccgtCAATGCGGAGGGTGTCAGCGGTTTGAGCAGTGCCATCGGTGTGAACAATGGCAGCGGTGTGAATAATGGCAGCGGTGTGAACAATGGCAGCACTGCGAAAGGTGCCAACTTGCCAAAAGTGGCCAGCCATGCCGGAGGAGGCAGCCCGCCCAACCTGGCCAACCCCGCCAGTGGAGCCACCACGGGCAGCAACTCCAATTTGGAAAACAAACTGAAAAGCTACCTGGAGAACTTCAATGCCAAGCAGTACAACGAATACATTTCCCTATTTCAGCTAGCCCAGGCAAAGCCCTACGTGGTTGACCCCCTAATTTACGACTCTAAAAAAATCCTAGACAAATTTATTCCCATTAATGGACGGTTCACCGCTAGGGCTATGTGCAAAATAATGGCCTTTGcgaataataaattttttttcccttcctaTATTATGAACAAAGTGAGGAAAATATATGCCCTGGATGAAAGCATAGAATCTTTGATCCTCACCGGGGGGATGAGCAGGAAGTGGGGCATGGGCTTTCAGCTCTTCGAGTGCGAATACGCAGACGCCATCAATGAGGATTTCTACCTGCGCAGGGGTAGGAAGTccaaggggaggagaagcagaaggggggggggccctGAGGGGGAAGGTGAAGTAGTGGGAGCGCCGCGCAGAAAGGGTGACACAGACAAGACTGACAAGAATGGCAAGGCGGATAAGAATGGCAAGGCGGACAAACATGACAGGGCAGGAAAACATGACAGGGCAGGAAAACATGACAGGGCAGGAAAACATGACAGGGTGGGAAAACATGGCAAGACGGAGAAACACTGCAAAGTGAATGACAAGACCCCGCCCTCGAAGCCTAAGCGAATTGTCGGGTACGGGCAGTCGGACTTCACCGGGTGCCTCGCGGTTTCCTTTCCCGAAATTGACCTCTCACTCACGATTCTGCTTACCGACATTTTTAAGGGCGCAGCGGTAAGGATTAAAAGTTGGGGCGAAACGGAACTCTCCTCGTGCACTCACTGTGGGGGGCGCGAGCTGAGCAGTGCGGAGAAGCTCGCCCCACGTCCCCATTAActtgcacatatgtatatattatttatttattgtttattttttattatttatttttaccgcCCCCTTCAGGTGGCCCATATGATCCTGGAGTACGTGCTCAAGCTGTACGGCATAAAGCCCAAGTGGAAGTTGCCAGTGAAGGTGTCAGAACTGATAAAGGTTTTGTAGTGGCGGGAAAACAGAAGACAGGAGAGCAGCCACGGGGGTCCCTCGGAAGCGATTCCCCACCTGCACGCGAGCGccatttgttcatattaGTTCCGATTTCCACAACGTCACAGCTTTTCCCGATCGTCCGCCGCTCCCGTGTAGCGATGCCCAACTGtttccaaaatggcaaatgttCATCCGTCATATTTTAAGATACATTtatgtatgcacgtgtgTGTGCTTGTGTAAGTGGTTGTTCGTGTAAGTGGTTGTTCGTGTAAGTGGTTGTGCAAATGGTTGTGCGTCTTTTTTCTACCCCCCTTTGTACTAATTAAAAGAACCAATGACCGTGCGCCACATTAGCCCTGTCCACGTGCGTAGGTGCATGACTGCATAAGAGAAGAAAATCTCCGAGGGCATGCCGATTAATTCCATGTGCCGTTAAAGGCAGAACTGTAAGCATTTCACCTTGTCTCCTTTTTAGTGTAAAAACATGTGTCATATGTTAATAAGCTCATAAAAAGTTTGgcgtccttttttccctctcgtCTTATGTACACATTAATTACTTTCGGTGAACCCCCTCAACAAAAGAATATTGTCATTGTTGTAAGAGCTTTGGTAGAGCTAAAGTGAAATTCTAATCTTAAGGTTAAAATGGTGAGGAATCAGTGTAGAGGGCAAACTTGTTGCCGCACCCCCCTTCCCattgtaaattatataaaacaacCACTTTTCTTTCCTTGCGGTAACTGTTCCCCACTGCTGCTGCCGCTCTGTAATAATGTTGCTTCTTACACGTTTTAACTTCAcgattttgctttcccccccaccgcgTGATGAGGTGAAtaatttaattctttttttctagcCTATAACAAGGACCTACCCCCTTTGCGAAATGCCTCACACCCACCGCTAAAAATGTTGGCAGtacctttttatatatattatttcattttattatttttaagtttcttttttttttttttttttttttttttcaattgaaaatgtctttttttttaataaatacatgaataattcatattaataatttaaatataaggAGGGAATGTGGGCATGCACATATGGGGAAGCGCGCATGAGAGAGGGTGAGTGCGTGGGTACATTCGCTTTAAAACATACAGAagaatacatttatatatggGCGCATCAGCAGGGGGCCAGtcattcaatttttaaatgcgCAGGCGACGATTTATAAAAGTGTGGAAGACATACGGGGTGCGCTGCTGTGTCCGCCGACGCTTTGGTGCGCGCGCATACGCAgatgaatatataaacatatatatgtatatatttgtatatatatgtgtatatgtgggTACTATATAGATCTACAGGCGTGGCTGCGCGGAGCTGGGCAGGGGGAGGTGCGCTGTACGATATACGAGCGACATGCGTGAAGGATACCTTTGCAGAAAATTTTTGggtattcaaaaaaaaaaaaagaatttaaacTATGtaaacaattttgaaaaattatatgcttATTATATGGGCGTATAGACGCGTTGGAAGTTGTGTGTTGGCGTTGTTCGTACGTTTGCGCATTGGAGCGCAGACGGGaatgtgtgtgcataagTGCATGCGTGCATAGGGCAGGTGTGCAAAAACAATCTcttaaacaaatttgaattaaaaaaaaattgggtgaactaaattaaaacatatatatcaaaattttatgtgGAATATTAATAAGTTTGTATTTTACAATTGAAATGCTGAGAGCTCCAGGGTTGCTGCTTTCAGTTagcagccttttttttttcgactgGCTTTAAAATCTGCGAGGGAAAAGGGTACGCGGGGATGCGCGTGTGTGGGGATGTGCATGTGCGAAGGGGGTATGCACATAATGGGCGCAGGCGCAGGCGCGTGAAGGTGCAAGCGGGAAAAACGCTGCTTTGGCTTATTCGTCATTTcgattctcttttttttgatttttttcctacttgGAATGAACACATCAACGTCTCGTCGACACTCATCATCGCACCGGCATTATCAAATTCTCCGCAATAGTTGGGAGCAGAAAATAACGTAACTAGCTGTCTTTTCGCGAAAAACTCGTAGCCATCTTCCACCACCTGTAAAGAGGATGTAGGGGCAATGTAGGGGAAATGTAGAGACAACGAGGGGACAAATAGGTCAGAGTTTATTGCAGCATCTGGGGGGGAAACTCACGCTCACAAGCGAACGGAAATTATAGCGCACGTCTGCAAAGAGGAGCGTACAAGTAAGCATACAAATACGCACACGCGTACGCAACACATTGTGCTGACTCCACTTTACCTGATGCGCTCTGCATATCAAGTCCAACTCATgctttcttaaaaaattgtgaactACATCCTGGCCAAACGTGAACGAAACTCCTCGGTCGTTTTCTCCCCACCcgtttatttccttttccggGTCGGACCATAATAAATCACACAGGAGGCCTatacaggggggaaaaaaacaggaaatgGAAGAATATGGGTACAAGtgtggagagaaaaatgcacacgtgAAAAAGGTGgacatgcacatatatacacacatgcatacacatatacaaatatacatacacatgtacacatgcGTTTGCGTGATGAGCGGGGAGCCAGAACAACCTCGTACAAAGGCGCCGCATTGCCCCAAATGAACAACTCCGTGCACACGTTTTTAAAGAGCCAAAATGTTCTGCTCTTTAATcgcaaatggagaaaaaaaattatgaacaggcaatactttttttgcaaaaattgcacacactcgcaaaaaaaaaaaaaaaaaaaagcagaagaaaaaagctaGCCATTAGGATAGCTTTTTCAAACATGGTGGCAATGCTTCTCATTTGCAACCTCTCGGTGGGCTCCTAACCGCTGGCCCATTTGCCTATCTCAAGTTTACCATTGTCGGGTACATCCGTTGGCCTGGTTATCTTCCTAATCTGTtccatattatttaattcagGCGACAGTCCGCCATgcatacaaaaaattttttcgtcAATTATTGCCGCAACGGGGAGACAGTTGAAGCAATCGATGAATGTTTTCCACAATTTTACACTGTATCTTCGTTTACACTCATCGTAAAACCCGTATATTCTGTTTATCGAGGCACATTCGTGATTTCCTCttagtagaaaaaaattctcaggatattttattttgtacgcTAGCAGTAAGCAAATGGTTTCTAGGCTTTGTTTACCTCTATCCACGTAATCTcctaaaaaatggggggcgcaaaaaaatgagcaaatggGGGTAGACAAATTGTGCAGtggcagggggggaagtagaCAAATATGTGCACGCGTGTGTGTAAAAGCATCCGAATGAACTACACATTAGAAAAGCATTTTATGGAGAATTTCTCCACATGGCGAATGCAAATGTAACGTGTACACAGATACACGTGAGGCACTGTTAGGAAATATCTCCAGGCGCAATCGACAATTCTCCATGTGCATGTTGGTAGGTATAGGCAAATGGAGTCCCCTCATTGCGtgtatgcacatgcgtaGAGGCATGCACGAGTTCGCGATGGCTCCATCGATGCACTGCTCAATCGTTCCATAGCCTAATCGCTCCACTACTCAATCGCTCCACCGCCCACTCGCCGCATCGCAAATCTTACccaaaaacaaataattggCATCCGGCGGAAATCCGCCATACTCGAAGAGCCTTAGCAGGTCGTAAAACTGGCCGTGAATGTCTCCGCATATTTTTATCGGTGCCTCAAGCTCCAGTAATATAGGTTGGTTAAGAAAAATTTCTCTGCTGGAAAggcataatatttttatctcATTTTCTGTCAAGTTAACATTTTTCCCTGGTCTGGTGCCTCGAACTTCTATTAGCTTTGATATTACATTATCTATATCTATTTCTAATGCCATAATAAATGTTTACTTATGCGAAATTGAATTTATCTCCTTGGAATGACGAACTGGCGCTTCTCCttacaatattttttgttaatcatgaagaatgtatttttttttttttttttttttttttccttttttcttttctctttttattatGGGGTTAAAATGTACGACGAGGTGGGgacaaaaaatgtatgcatttctttaggggaaggggagaggatgggggaaaaaaaaaaaaacatatacgTGCAAATAAACGTGCGGATTAACTTGAGGCTGAACGTGCAGATTTGCATTTGCGTGCTGATACGCGTGTACATATGCGCTTACACATGTGCGTGCATAAGCAtttacacaaatgtgtacatatactGCATACACATGGGCGcgcatacatgtatatggCAAGGATAGGTGTATAATGCTGCGTGTATCATGTTACGCGACGCTTTCGCAAAatgcataattataataatccTCGAAATGCGTCCCAAACGTGCTTCTTTACATTATTCGCTACATGAGAAGGggcatttaattttttgaaatgcgGCAAAAGTATTTTGAATTAATTATTAggacttttaaaaaactacCCCTTGTGTTATCCTGGCAGaatgaggtaaaaaaaaaa carries:
- a CDS encoding hypothetical protein, conserved (encoded by transcript PVX_085725A), yielding MNQYDQWNRRIRTIWYCSSLYVEYKNALRKSRKMPVEKKTEYWEKKHEEFATKMLNNIYELRGWWVKVGQFLSTQENIMPVAYIEKFTKLQDMMPTSSFDKIEVILKRELGNIYDIFEHIEKEPLASASIGQVHRAKIKKHGHDATPDEVSKTNDYNVIIKIQHEGIDQFLSSDINTLKKVSWAFGLIDKNFYFTDFIDEWQDSASRELNYKYELYHQLLAYNTFKKSGIPLKIPQIYCAYTTSKVLVMEYIKGFKITDTNSIRKYNVNAYDLVYKIIDYFAYQIHNDGFFHGDPHPGNILVMVQERGRRGKGRRRSKRRPSEVVEKLAEGDAQAIPGELPPGDGKKGTVFSATGNTSNRSNGSNGLNASNASDLSSAMSHALKAPNEANAPNPSNTSSASMEDFIDARYNIDRMKCAPMNSTNPFCKSISFVDYSNKKNQEISDQILKEDYDFILNENMSDGLSTIRKSISKSEECASYGNSREEGFSLVASATGPGDECSTKLIENENNSLRTQGNLFEGGDVSPGEEADRKEAEVHGKEAEMHGKVAPLHVNAAEVQPAAGGGRRRKRRAYSFVPVIIDWGLIKQLDGVMKLAFCKLVYSISCMNVLNIIEAFEDMGFCFKEDFTYDPEIYIENLKRFFLKKLEESSNKMSEGGGMSGGGSAGSGADKENPNGPDETGKNKNLEVLKNIDKKDVLDQNPISDVPKDIIFFMRVASLLHGLCTQMNVSINYLSIFSRRAKEALEKVYKPIHHSIYTIPIDKNPNSFLEKRIHNLLKKLYEQKKILGCQVAIIHNKKIVVDTCVGVTSTTDKRPITRHSLFNGYSLNKAILTIALIHLMSNLVNEQYSAENVLLNLSKKKKMKENQQEEGVQPTSSADRKAKEDGAPAEEEDQQEEAQDAAEVQNKCISEMFSDINKIENDYFAPVKKADVQLEEAPAGAVGAAGAAAGLGGRSAATTSKYSSVYGVNNNTSRYCSSYDHSFSSDEEDAKEEGKRKEDEAVQLDSQRDPLQNSQRDYHLSPQRDSATPPGEAPNEGYGGYNREVCEQIISDIEARQIKNFKSTINDYICNYWDGFICKNKKNITIKDVLTLKCFIKKPFQDKITLSKFIDYSQMVKMIESSRNCHVKRKTKKQGLYLYLIDTYIISELINNISGLKYYEYIYKYIIKPLNLKDEMYIPIPSYILKKHQEEMKKSKTASDSSVVNEKGKKNNYKEKKASLMKESSNPLRSNDLNLNSFMSKKKNKKLNSASNFASEFQQGKNVTPSNSSYNRAFQNSVLVNKPGSRKFRSPVEAVQIKRRSISVDVYYSSRGRNPGAEAAPPKGPKQLRDVAKGKVVSKEVASSEVASSEVVSKEVDIGEVISGEANYGEDKPPMASPPGGGANADEPTPMNILLNNRKIAEVGGGKKFEPTNMLESNLKAKEPLSLKNKLLNHVDNLKVKTKKINDSIKNMYENNENTFLKNLFISPLKKAENANSPLAYDYRNVELSYMYDKKLGSYAKKKNFQNFQNFQNFQNFQNFQNCQNYPYGTHNYYYNEFACEDIKQNKMEKKWNIKNINKITSNFRFTDKNKKDFLLIRSNEEKNKRSHSCTNYKLAKYNLNRHTHRDEDGNKLPSSNNSNGIVFKYQNDTNEFLFDYNVHFFSANFFNMLPEGSNRKKDPNDASSPSYNLEEGSRFYKLTFDENVRTLLENLDAKSSGDESANSVLKEKYNKYQRRDKKYRKLFQYIKDLRMSIRERERKMREASSALVRSAQVEPGGSAVSIGSAGSAGSTESAAVTMRNESSVKNESSVKNESSVKNESSVKNESSVKNESSVKNDSSVRNESSVKNESTLNSGNSFKREGAPPEMNQDFLKGVIKKDEELLKKLIEYKYAILKRQRNNILKRKNKKNIYMNEYSEEIEMFSDSEGDARGCKRRGHKRIRGIRKGNRSGNGRGIRKDNGEDQVLSGAETPPNNSACEMEERKLLDEKKHRLETYLVMNKLYKKNNKGLISEENHTISKRTDVYWRLAYSKRDINFIDNVAKEDMNSKFDSILRSNMKGKKNGCGDAEGGEAVNAEGVSGLSSAIGVNNGSGVNNGSGVNNGSTAKGANLPKVASHAGGGSPPNLANPASGATTGSNSNLENKLKSYLENFNAKQYNEYISLFQLAQAKPYVVDPLIYDSKKILDKFIPINGRFTARAMCKIMAFANNKFFFPSYIMNKVRKIYALDESIESLILTGGMSRKWGMGFQLFECEYADAINEDFYLRRGRKSKGRRSRRGGGPEGEGEVVGAPRRKGDTDKTDKNGKADKNGKADKHDRAGKHDRAGKHDRAGKHDRVGKHGKTEKHCKVNDKTPPSKPKRIVGYGQSDFTGCLAVSFPEIDLSLTILLTDIFKGAAVAHMILEYVLKLYGIKPKWKLPVKVSELIKVL
- a CDS encoding ser/thr protein phosphatase, putative (encoded by transcript PVX_085730A), translated to MALEIDIDNVISKLIEVRGTRPGKNVNLTENEIKILCLSSREIFLNQPILLELEAPIKICGDIHGQFYDLLRLFEYGGFPPDANYLFLGDYVDRGKQSLETICLLLAYKIKYPENFFLLRGNHECASINRIYGFYDECKRRYSVKLWKTFIDCFNCLPVAAIIDEKIFCMHGGLSPELNNMEQIRKITRPTDVPDNGLLCDLLWSDPEKEINGWGENDRGVSFTFGQDVVHNFLRKHELDLICRAHQVVEDGYEFFAKRQLVTLFSAPNYCGEFDNAGAMMSVDETLMCSFQILKPVEKKKAAN